In the genome of Streptococcus mitis, one region contains:
- a CDS encoding glycosyl hydrolase family 8, translating into MLQEKKAVVFAGDYGYIRQIETAMKSLCRHNSHLKIYILNQDIPQEWFNNLKIYLQEMGGDLIDCKLIGDQYQMNWINKLPHINHMTYARYFIPDFVEEDTVLYLDSDLLVTGDLTKLFDMNIESYYLGAVRSCFSMGIGFNAGVLLINNKKWKSENIRQKLIDLTEKEHENVAEGDQSILNMMFSDTYIQIDETYNYQIGFDRGAAEQGHAWILEKEINPLPKVLHYISNDKPWNQFSVGRLREQWWHYSFMEWTYLTALWKEKGVVYPPKIYSPKLTCMNLTNSWCVEKIEFLVQALPEVHFYIAAHTFMANELKVLSRFQNVTLYPNSFPMLIEKILKKSDLYLDVNHDDKLIYIYDLVKKYSKPMLAFDNTRYHHLGEDIYQGIYSHERPENMVSAIKEFMEKRLCKNQSF; encoded by the coding sequence ATGTTACAAGAAAAAAAAGCTGTAGTTTTTGCAGGAGATTATGGGTATATTAGACAAATTGAAACTGCCATGAAGTCTCTTTGTCGCCATAATAGCCACTTAAAGATATATATTTTAAATCAAGATATTCCTCAAGAATGGTTTAATAATTTAAAAATATATTTACAGGAAATGGGTGGTGATTTAATAGATTGTAAGTTAATAGGAGACCAATACCAAATGAATTGGATTAATAAATTACCTCACATTAATCATATGACCTATGCTAGATATTTTATACCAGATTTTGTTGAAGAGGATACGGTTCTTTATTTGGATAGTGATTTATTGGTGACTGGTGACTTGACAAAATTATTTGATATGAATATAGAGAGTTATTATTTAGGAGCTGTCCGTTCATGTTTTAGTATGGGAATAGGATTTAATGCAGGAGTTTTATTGATTAACAATAAAAAATGGAAATCTGAAAATATTCGTCAAAAATTAATCGATTTAACTGAAAAGGAACATGAAAATGTTGCTGAGGGAGATCAGTCAATTTTGAATATGATGTTTTCAGACACCTATATTCAAATAGATGAAACTTATAATTATCAAATTGGTTTTGATAGGGGAGCTGCAGAACAAGGACATGCTTGGATTTTGGAAAAGGAAATTAATCCTCTTCCAAAGGTTTTGCATTACATCTCTAATGATAAACCATGGAATCAATTTTCAGTTGGTCGTCTTCGAGAACAGTGGTGGCATTACTCATTTATGGAATGGACTTATCTAACAGCTCTTTGGAAAGAAAAGGGAGTTGTTTATCCACCCAAGATATATTCTCCAAAATTAACTTGTATGAATTTAACCAATTCCTGGTGTGTTGAGAAAATAGAATTTTTAGTTCAAGCTTTACCAGAAGTACACTTTTATATAGCAGCCCATACCTTTATGGCCAATGAATTAAAGGTGTTGTCTAGATTTCAAAATGTTACTTTATATCCTAATTCATTCCCAATGTTGATAGAGAAAATTCTAAAGAAATCTGATCTTTATTTAGATGTAAACCATGATGATAAATTAATTTATATTTATGATTTAGTTAAGAAATATTCTAAACCTATGCTTGCTTTTGATAATACTCGATATCATCATTTAGGAGAGGATATTTATCAGGGAATATACTCACATGAAAGACCGGAGAATATGGTCAGCGCAATAAAAGAATTTATGGAGAAAAGATTATGCAAAAATCAATCGTTTTAG
- a CDS encoding glycosyl transferase — MQKSIVLATDNSYLVQAETTIKSILAHNTDVCIYVFNNDIAPEWFKLLNVKLASSNSQIINIRVDKNMFTSYKTGDTINYTTFFRYLIPDLVTSDRTLYLDCDLLVTGDLSELFNMDMEEKPVAAVASPYAWESDPYGFNAGVLLIDNRMWRSNSYISQLLKLTEEKQAEVAMADQSILNIFFQHNWKEIDSTYNNLVGLDYNYRGSELPKLEHSLPKVIHFAGTHKPWYTYSSTRLRELWWAYRDLDWLEVLSESPNLNYYKRVNQSKKQIFILTLAAEIEHIHYLITSLSDWHFHLAAPCFCSEPLTSLSQYSNVTVYQNILHSRIDWLLDDSTVYLDINHYVETMDILSRVKERSKKIFTFDTTRKSQDDSLYDGIFSINNPEQMVEAIKKLSM; from the coding sequence ATGCAAAAATCAATCGTTTTAGCTACAGATAATTCCTATTTAGTACAAGCTGAGACAACAATTAAATCTATTTTGGCTCACAATACAGATGTATGTATTTATGTTTTTAATAATGATATAGCTCCCGAATGGTTTAAGTTATTGAATGTTAAGTTAGCAAGTTCAAATTCACAAATTATTAATATTCGTGTGGATAAGAATATGTTTACGAGTTATAAAACAGGTGATACGATTAATTATACAACTTTCTTTCGGTATCTAATTCCAGACTTAGTAACTTCGGATAGGACTCTGTATTTAGATTGTGATTTGCTGGTAACAGGTGATTTATCTGAGTTATTTAATATGGACATGGAAGAAAAACCAGTGGCTGCTGTTGCCAGTCCCTATGCATGGGAAAGTGATCCATATGGTTTCAATGCTGGTGTATTATTGATTGATAATAGGATGTGGCGATCAAATTCCTATATTTCACAACTTTTAAAATTAACAGAAGAAAAGCAAGCTGAAGTTGCGATGGCAGACCAAAGTATCTTAAATATTTTCTTTCAGCATAATTGGAAAGAGATAGATAGTACATATAATAATCTTGTTGGATTAGATTATAATTATCGTGGTTCAGAATTACCCAAATTAGAACATTCGCTTCCTAAGGTTATCCATTTTGCAGGAACTCATAAGCCATGGTATACCTATAGTAGTACTAGACTCAGAGAACTTTGGTGGGCTTATAGAGATTTGGATTGGCTTGAAGTTTTATCAGAATCTCCTAATTTAAATTACTACAAGCGAGTTAATCAGTCAAAAAAACAAATTTTTATTTTAACACTAGCCGCAGAAATAGAGCATATTCACTATCTTATTACCTCGTTATCGGATTGGCACTTTCATTTAGCAGCTCCATGTTTTTGCTCTGAACCATTGACATCTCTTTCGCAGTATAGTAATGTAACGGTATATCAGAATATTTTACATAGCAGAATAGACTGGTTGTTGGATGATTCGACAGTTTATCTAGATATTAATCATTATGTAGAGACGATGGATATTCTTAGTAGAGTGAAGGAGAGAAGTAAAAAGATTTTTACGTTTGACACTACAAGAAAGTCGCAAGATGACAGTCTATACGATGGAATATTTTCTATAAACAACCCTGAACAAATGGTTGAAGCCATAAAAAAATTATCAATGTAG
- a CDS encoding beta-1,6-galactofuranosyltransferase (catalyzes the transfer of beta-1,6-galactofuranosyl to a galactopyranoside), with protein MKLHLTNLYGMAGDSTVILAQNAVQKIASKLGFREVGIYFYNIASDSPSEMNKRLDGIMASISIGDILVFQSPTWNGFEFDRVLFDKLKDMQVKIICFIHDVVPLMFDSNYYLMKEYMYMYNLSDVLIVPSERMKERLMEEGLTTKKVLVQGMWDHPHDLSLYTPAFKKELFFAGSLERFPDLQNWSQDTPLRVFSNKGEASSNARNLSIEGWKKDEELLLELSKGGFGLVWGTHQNDGESNQYYTLNISHKVSTYLTAGIPVIVPSSLSTAKFIVDQGLGFVADSLEEVHEIVDKMNLQEYQEMTNRIKTFSYLLKEGYFTKKLLVDAIYHLGID; from the coding sequence ATGAAACTACATTTAACAAATTTATATGGCATGGCTGGCGATAGTACTGTTATTCTAGCTCAAAATGCTGTACAAAAAATAGCCAGTAAACTGGGGTTTAGAGAGGTTGGTATCTATTTTTACAACATTGCTTCAGATAGTCCTTCTGAAATGAATAAGCGTCTGGATGGAATTATGGCCAGTATTTCTATTGGTGATATCTTAGTCTTTCAGTCTCCTACTTGGAATGGCTTTGAGTTTGATCGAGTCTTGTTTGATAAGTTGAAGGATATGCAGGTGAAAATTATTTGCTTTATCCATGATGTTGTTCCCCTCATGTTTGATAGTAACTATTATCTCATGAAAGAATACATGTATATGTATAATCTATCAGATGTTTTGATCGTTCCATCAGAGAGGATGAAAGAACGCCTGATGGAAGAAGGTCTGACAACTAAGAAGGTTCTCGTTCAAGGTATGTGGGATCATCCTCATGATTTATCCTTATACACCCCAGCTTTTAAAAAAGAACTCTTTTTTGCTGGAAGTTTAGAACGTTTTCCAGACTTACAAAATTGGTCTCAAGATACGCCTTTGAGAGTATTTTCAAATAAAGGAGAAGCTAGTTCCAATGCCAGAAATCTCAGCATTGAAGGATGGAAAAAAGACGAGGAACTATTGCTAGAATTATCAAAGGGTGGCTTTGGTCTTGTCTGGGGAACTCATCAAAATGATGGAGAAAGTAACCAATATTATACTCTGAATATATCTCATAAGGTTAGTACTTATCTAACCGCTGGTATCCCAGTCATTGTACCGAGTAGCTTATCAACTGCTAAATTTATAGTAGACCAAGGCTTGGGCTTTGTGGCAGATAGCCTAGAAGAAGTTCATGAGATAGTTGATAAAATGAATCTACAAGAATATCAAGAAATGACGAATCGTATCAAGACATTTAGCTATCTGCTAAAAGAAGGTTATTTCACTAAAAAGTTATTGGTAGATGCAATCTATCACTTAGGAATTGATTAA
- a CDS encoding glycosyl hydrolase family 8: protein MEKKVIVLGADNGYQDKLETTIKSICAHNRGLKFYVFNDDISSEWFQLMSKRLEPLLSEIVNVKISGNSLRDYHLPLPHLSYATFFRYFIPQFVKEEKALYLDSDIIVRGDIEELFLTDMTDIPIKAVQDELVPSTFNAGVMLINVELWRTEGVTDKLIVLTNEFHDSSFGDQGILNRLFENRWQNLNSSYNFMVGMDTVARNYQIENWYIDSLKLEETAKIIHFTGEKPWYQVNLNRFREEWWFYYSLEWSDIVMRKADFKKGLNSLIEAPLYHTAIFTNTCHIEHLEYLIRELPQVHFSILANTGFASEIVDLQRYLNVQILPSFNPMNFIKVLEKIDFYLDINHENEIANIIEEVYQIGKPILSFDNTCHNVEKASFICESKRPEKMVDTIKELLNSDRY from the coding sequence ATGGAGAAGAAAGTTATCGTTTTAGGTGCAGATAATGGTTATCAAGATAAGCTAGAAACGACAATTAAGTCAATTTGTGCCCATAATCGTGGTTTAAAATTTTATGTTTTTAATGATGATATCTCCTCAGAATGGTTTCAACTAATGTCTAAACGACTGGAACCTTTATTATCTGAAATCGTTAATGTGAAAATAAGTGGTAATAGTTTGAGAGATTACCATCTTCCGTTACCTCATTTAAGCTATGCAACATTTTTTCGTTATTTTATTCCTCAATTTGTAAAAGAGGAAAAGGCTCTTTATTTAGATTCGGATATTATAGTAAGAGGGGATATCGAAGAATTATTTTTGACTGACATGACGGATATTCCTATAAAAGCTGTTCAAGATGAGTTGGTTCCAAGCACATTTAATGCTGGAGTAATGTTAATCAACGTTGAATTATGGAGAACAGAAGGAGTAACAGATAAACTTATTGTATTAACAAATGAATTTCATGATAGTTCTTTTGGTGATCAAGGAATTTTAAACAGATTATTTGAAAACCGTTGGCAGAATTTGAACTCTTCTTATAATTTTATGGTTGGAATGGATACAGTTGCAAGAAATTATCAGATTGAAAATTGGTATATCGATTCATTGAAACTAGAAGAGACTGCTAAAATTATTCATTTTACAGGAGAGAAGCCATGGTATCAAGTGAATTTAAATCGCTTTAGAGAAGAGTGGTGGTTCTATTATTCTTTGGAATGGTCTGATATTGTGATGAGAAAGGCTGATTTTAAGAAGGGATTAAACTCACTCATAGAAGCACCACTCTATCATACAGCTATTTTTACAAATACTTGTCATATAGAGCATCTGGAATACTTGATTAGAGAATTACCGCAGGTTCACTTTTCAATTCTGGCTAATACAGGATTTGCATCTGAAATTGTTGATTTACAACGATATTTAAATGTACAAATACTTCCTTCATTTAATCCGATGAATTTCATAAAGGTATTAGAAAAGATTGATTTCTATTTGGATATTAATCATGAAAATGAAATTGCTAATATTATTGAAGAGGTGTATCAAATTGGAAAACCTATTCTTTCATTTGATAATACTTGCCATAATGTAGAAAAAGCAAGTTTTATCTGTGAATCTAAGAGACCGGAAAAAATGGTAGATACGATTAAAGAATTATTGAATAGTGATAGATACTAA
- a CDS encoding exopolysaccharide biosynthesis protein, whose protein sequence is MDFKDSVKLLGDFHHIEISPTSTIELGTDVIFRSFVSLEVANNAKLTLGNRVFFNDHCTIRCGKEIEIGKDTMFGDGVRIFDHNHKYSNYHIEKIQFTADKITIGNNCWIGTNVVILKGVTIGDNVIIGANALIYKDIPANSIVTSQEDLKIIPRKQHQFHVFTLTASDTLENLDYLVQNLPEVSFHIAAKTNISDYLESFNRYENVNIYTNVHHDDIIEDLLKKSDIYLDINHWGEVDGIVNRAIEQNKPVYAFENTNHDSSGFSKVFRQEDADGMVTEIQKILGEK, encoded by the coding sequence ATGGATTTTAAAGATTCGGTAAAGTTATTAGGAGATTTTCATCATATAGAGATTTCTCCTACTAGTACTATTGAATTAGGAACAGATGTTATATTTCGTTCATTTGTAAGTTTAGAAGTAGCTAATAATGCTAAATTAACACTAGGAAATAGGGTTTTCTTTAATGACCATTGTACGATTCGTTGTGGCAAAGAAATTGAAATTGGTAAGGATACCATGTTTGGAGATGGGGTAAGGATTTTTGACCATAATCATAAATACTCAAATTACCATATCGAAAAAATTCAATTTACTGCTGACAAAATAACGATAGGAAACAATTGTTGGATTGGAACTAATGTTGTCATTTTAAAAGGAGTGACGATTGGAGATAATGTCATTATTGGAGCAAATGCCTTAATTTATAAAGATATACCAGCTAATTCTATCGTTACTTCTCAAGAGGATTTGAAAATCATTCCAAGGAAACAACACCAGTTTCATGTTTTCACTTTAACAGCTTCAGACACTTTAGAAAATTTAGACTATCTTGTTCAGAATCTGCCAGAGGTATCTTTTCATATAGCAGCTAAAACAAATATTTCGGATTATCTGGAAAGTTTCAATCGTTATGAGAACGTGAATATATACACAAATGTTCATCATGATGATATTATTGAGGACTTGTTGAAGAAATCAGATATTTATTTAGATATTAACCATTGGGGAGAGGTGGATGGTATTGTTAATAGAGCAATAGAACAGAATAAGCCTGTTTATGCTTTTGAGAATACTAATCATGATTCAAGTGGATTTAGTAAAGTTTTTCGACAAGAAGATGCAGATGGAATGGTGACAGAAATACAAAAAATTTTAGGAGAAAAGTAA
- a CDS encoding exopolyphosphatase: protein MIKTIVLAGDRNYTTQLETTIKSILYHNSDVKIYILNQDIMPDWFRKPRKIARMLGSEIIDVKLPEQTVFQNWKKQAHISSIAYARYFIPDYIQEDTVLYLDCDLIINDKLDNLFEQDIKERYLAAIRDANGQGFNTGVLLINNEKWRQEKLKERLIEQSILTTKEVEEGRFEHFNGNQTIFNQVLQDDWLELGRAYNLQVGHDVVALYNNWQEHLTFNDKPVVIHFTTYRKPWTTLIANRYRDLWWEIHDLEWSQILQHHIGEFELLPRLDREFSCLTLTNSQDLEGIGELVTALPEMVFHIAAWTDMGDKLIKLAVYDNVRLHPQIVPPVLEKLKRKVDIYLDIHQGVEVESILRDVRNFGIPILSFSNTQHGMYEQIVFDKENINLMIEAIKDYAGHSRFLKDYNQEKFHCLIFTDTQDIEQLDYLAQYLPHVIFDVAAWTDMGPKLYELQNNYRNIRLHPAITIEKLEQLKVRMGLYLDISCSHSTHDIVKSAHEMNKIIFSFESTQHGSFGQYIYSSKVPERMVEDIENLISGTFQARRPAIMVKDIDQTLDYIIENQSSIIRFGDGEMDLMLGKSIPYQVYDENLASQLKEIISLQSDEKLVIGLPNVFADRSNFTPAAEAFWKGHLEHHLKDYVELARADWYGTTFVSRPYIDYMDKSQSFSQFEKLKQIWKNEDILIVEGVTSRSGVGNDLFDGANSIKRIICPSHNAYARIEEIQEAVLQYVENRLILCMLGPTAKILSYNLFKKGYRVLDIGHIDSEYEWMKMGVETKVKLHHKHTAEHNFDQDIEFIEDETYNSQVVTVLP, encoded by the coding sequence ATGATTAAAACAATTGTATTAGCTGGTGATCGTAATTACACCACGCAGTTAGAAACAACTATAAAATCTATTCTATACCACAATTCAGATGTTAAGATTTATATTTTAAATCAAGATATTATGCCAGATTGGTTTCGCAAGCCACGCAAAATAGCTCGCATGTTAGGTAGTGAGATTATCGATGTTAAACTACCTGAACAGACTGTATTTCAGAATTGGAAAAAACAAGCTCACATTAGTTCGATTGCTTATGCTAGATATTTTATCCCAGATTATATACAAGAAGATACGGTTTTGTATTTGGATTGTGATTTAATTATCAATGATAAATTAGACAATCTATTTGAGCAGGATATAAAAGAACGTTATCTCGCAGCGATTAGAGATGCAAATGGTCAAGGTTTTAATACTGGTGTTCTACTAATCAATAATGAAAAATGGCGTCAAGAGAAACTAAAAGAACGACTAATTGAACAGTCTATCCTAACAACAAAGGAAGTTGAAGAAGGTCGTTTTGAACATTTTAATGGAAATCAAACGATTTTCAATCAAGTCTTGCAAGATGATTGGTTAGAGCTAGGTCGAGCTTACAATTTACAAGTAGGGCATGATGTTGTGGCTTTGTATAATAATTGGCAGGAACATCTAACTTTTAATGACAAACCAGTGGTGATTCATTTTACGACCTACAGAAAACCATGGACTACCTTGATAGCCAATCGTTATCGTGATTTATGGTGGGAAATCCATGATTTGGAATGGAGTCAGATTTTACAACACCATATAGGAGAGTTTGAACTTCTACCTCGTCTAGATAGAGAATTTTCGTGTTTAACTTTAACTAACTCTCAAGATTTAGAAGGGATAGGAGAGCTAGTTACAGCTCTACCAGAGATGGTATTTCATATCGCGGCTTGGACGGATATGGGGGATAAGCTGATAAAATTAGCTGTATATGATAATGTGAGATTACATCCACAGATTGTTCCTCCTGTACTGGAAAAACTGAAAAGAAAAGTAGATATTTATCTGGATATCCATCAGGGAGTGGAAGTTGAAAGCATATTGAGAGATGTTCGTAACTTTGGAATTCCTATCTTAAGTTTTTCTAATACACAGCATGGAATGTATGAGCAAATAGTATTTGACAAAGAAAATATCAATTTAATGATAGAAGCTATCAAAGACTATGCTGGTCATTCTCGGTTTTTAAAAGATTATAATCAGGAGAAATTTCATTGCTTAATATTTACTGATACACAAGACATTGAACAATTAGACTATTTAGCTCAATATCTTCCACATGTTATTTTTGATGTCGCAGCCTGGACAGATATGGGGCCTAAGTTATATGAACTACAAAATAACTATCGAAATATTCGTTTACATCCAGCTATAACTATAGAAAAATTAGAACAATTAAAAGTAAGAATGGGATTGTATTTAGATATTAGCTGCAGTCATTCAACACATGATATTGTGAAGTCAGCTCATGAAATGAATAAAATCATTTTCTCTTTTGAGAGTACCCAACATGGCTCTTTTGGACAATATATATACTCTTCAAAAGTACCCGAACGTATGGTGGAAGACATTGAAAATCTTATTTCTGGAACATTCCAAGCAAGAAGACCAGCGATTATGGTTAAGGATATTGATCAAACTCTAGATTATATAATAGAAAACCAATCTTCTATTATTCGTTTTGGAGATGGAGAGATGGATTTAATGTTAGGGAAATCTATTCCTTATCAAGTCTATGATGAGAATCTTGCAAGTCAGTTGAAAGAGATTATTTCTCTTCAAAGTGATGAAAAATTAGTTATCGGATTACCAAATGTATTTGCTGATCGTTCTAATTTTACACCAGCAGCGGAAGCCTTCTGGAAGGGACATTTAGAACATCATTTAAAAGATTATGTAGAATTAGCTAGAGCAGATTGGTATGGGACTACATTTGTATCTAGACCATACATTGATTATATGGATAAATCTCAATCGTTTAGTCAATTTGAAAAATTAAAACAAATTTGGAAGAATGAGGACATTCTGATTGTAGAAGGAGTAACTTCTCGTTCAGGTGTAGGTAATGATTTATTTGATGGAGCAAATTCAATTAAGCGAATTATCTGTCCATCCCATAATGCTTATGCGCGTATAGAAGAGATTCAAGAAGCTGTATTACAGTATGTTGAAAATCGCCTTATTTTATGTATGCTTGGCCCTACAGCTAAAATTTTATCCTATAATCTTTTTAAGAAAGGTTATCGGGTTCTAGATATTGGTCATATTGATTCAGAGTATGAATGGATGAAAATGGGAGTTGAGACAAAGGTTAAATTGCATCACAAGCATACTGCAGAACATAATTTTGATCAAGATATTGAATTTATAGAGGATGAAACATATAATAGTCAAGTGGTTACTGTCTTACCGTAA
- a CDS encoding glycosyl hydrolase family 8 has protein sequence MKKAIVLGADNGYLNKLETTIKSVCTHNKNLKFYIFNDDLPSEWFQVMNRRLKVIDSEIVNVKISNHQLKGYHLPIAYLSYAAFFRYFIADFVVEEKALYLDSDIVVTHSLDELFQEELGDYWIAGVRDVFVKGYEDCFNSGMMLINVSKWRRENISVKLIELTNQHHQDVFGDQGILNMVFGENWKKLDRKYNFMVGLDSLIHIAVETTPEALSAWYNSALPDGILPYIIHYTGEKPWLHMSQNRYRDIWWFYQGLEWSDILLRKERVFQTYQDLTVIPKAYTAVFTNSCELEQVEYLMESLPDVHFSIFAHTWVASNIIDLMRYPNVTVYHQYNRFSYDKVMKKLDFYLDINHHDEIDDITNVVMNMGKPVFSFSNTNHCKEGAKIFSPTEPEKMVQEIRKYID, from the coding sequence GTGAAAAAAGCAATCGTTCTTGGAGCAGATAATGGTTATTTAAATAAGCTAGAGACTACAATTAAGTCGGTATGTACGCATAATAAAAATTTAAAATTTTATATTTTTAATGATGATCTTCCGAGCGAATGGTTTCAAGTTATGAATAGGCGGTTAAAAGTAATTGATTCAGAAATTGTCAATGTTAAGATTTCGAATCATCAATTAAAAGGTTATCATCTTCCGATTGCTTATCTCTCTTATGCGGCATTTTTTAGATATTTTATAGCAGATTTTGTAGTTGAAGAAAAAGCCCTGTATTTAGATTCGGATATAGTAGTGACTCACTCGCTGGATGAACTATTCCAGGAAGAATTAGGAGATTATTGGATTGCTGGAGTTCGTGATGTTTTTGTAAAAGGTTACGAAGATTGCTTTAATTCAGGAATGATGTTGATTAATGTTAGTAAATGGAGACGAGAAAATATTTCTGTGAAATTAATTGAACTAACAAATCAACACCATCAAGATGTTTTTGGAGACCAAGGTATTCTCAATATGGTTTTTGGGGAAAACTGGAAAAAATTGGATCGTAAATACAATTTTATGGTTGGTTTAGATAGTTTAATTCATATCGCTGTTGAGACAACTCCAGAAGCACTATCAGCTTGGTATAATTCAGCCCTTCCTGATGGTATTTTGCCTTACATCATCCACTATACAGGAGAGAAACCTTGGTTACATATGAGTCAAAATCGCTATAGAGATATTTGGTGGTTTTATCAAGGCTTGGAATGGTCTGATATTTTGTTACGTAAGGAAAGGGTATTTCAGACCTATCAAGATCTGACAGTTATTCCTAAGGCATACACAGCTGTTTTTACCAATAGTTGTGAACTGGAGCAAGTAGAGTATTTAATGGAAAGCTTACCAGATGTTCATTTTTCTATATTTGCTCATACTTGGGTTGCCTCTAATATTATTGATTTAATGAGATACCCAAATGTAACAGTTTATCATCAGTATAACCGTTTTTCTTATGATAAAGTAATGAAAAAATTGGATTTTTATTTAGATATAAACCATCATGATGAGATTGATGATATTACAAATGTAGTAATGAACATGGGGAAACCAGTATTTTCTTTTTCAAATACAAATCATTGTAAAGAAGGTGCAAAGATATTTTCTCCTACCGAACCAGAAAAAATGGTTCAGGAAATAAGAAAGTATATAGATTAA